CTTCCTCAGGCACGGCAGAGTCTTTTGATATGAATTCTTTTACAATTTCAACTACTCCCATTTCCATGCAGCCTCCGCTTAAATAAAATACACGGGCAGATATTTCCACTCTTGCAGATAACATTACTCTCCACTGCGCAATTCTTCAATCAGATTCAAAAGAGACTGCACTTCTTTTGAAAGTGAACGGGTTCCTGCTGCTGCCAGTTGGCTGTTATGCGCATTCTCTTCAGTCATTGAATCAATTTCACTGACGCTGCGGTTGATCTCGTCTGAAGTAGCGGACTGTTCTTCTGCCGCTGTTGCAATGGACCTTACCTGGTCAGCGGAGTTCCTGGCCAGTTCTACAATCTCATCCAGCATTTCGCCGGAAGAACGAGACAGTCCGGTTGCAGTTTCAACAGCATCAACAGTGGAATCCATACTCTGAACATTTTCACGTGCAAGCTTCTGGATTGAAGTTATGCTGGCTTCGACTTCCTCTGTTGCTCCAATGGTCTTTTCAGCCAGCTTTCGAACTTCATCGGCCACAACTGCAAAGCCGCGTCCAGCGTCACCGGCACGCGCAGCCTCGATGGCAGCATTCAGCGCCAGCAGGTTGGTCTGATCTGCTATGTCGTTGATGACTCCAAGAACATTACCTATGTCCACAGCCTGAGTATCCAGATGTTCCATGGATTTCCTCAACCCGGTAGTCCGTTCCTGAATATTGCGCATTGCTTCAATTACATCCTGCACCACTCTGGCCCCCTCACGGGCCTTGTCCATGGACTGGGCAGAACTTTCATTAGTTATAGTAGCATTCTTGGCTACTTCCAAAACTGTTGCGTTCATTTCTTCCATAGCGGTAGCAGTTTCAGCCACACGCTGCTTCTGAAATTCGCTACCACGCTGAATCTCATCGGCACTACTTGCTACTTCCGCAGTCACGCTTGAAACGCGTTCAACAACACTATGCAACTTTTCAGCGGCGGCGAGCATTCCTTCCTTCTTGGCTCCTTCAGCCCTGATCTGGGCTTCGCGGGCTTCAGCCGCAGCATGCTCAGCTATACGGGTCTGTTCTTGAGCCTCGGCCTCCTTAGCCTTAATGCTGTCAAGGTTGGCGGCTAAAGTTTGAACCATTGCGTTCAATGCAGCCTGCAAAGCAGATATTTCATTACGCCCTGAGGGGGTAAGTGAAATATCAAGATGACCTGCAGCCACCTGAGAGGCGGCATCAGTTGATTCCACCAGTGGATGAACAACAGAGCGAATAAGCGAAATTGACAGCGGAAGGACGACCAATAGCAGAATAGCACCTGCGCCCAGTGCTATCTTCAATGTAATACCATCAGCGCTTTCGTGCATAGCGTCGCCCATCTTCCCGGTTTCCAATTGAATGTTATCAATATAAACTCCGGTCCCTATCCACATATCAGTACCGGGAATCATCATGGAATAACTGATCTTGGGCTGGATTCCTGACCCGGGCTTTTCAAAATAATACTTCACATAGCCACCGCCGGAATGAGCAATCTTGCTTAGCTCCCTGATCATGTACAGCCCGTTCTTATCCTTCAAACCGCCAAGATCCTTACCATGCAAAGACTTTTTAGGGGGCATGACCATGTTTACAGTTCCCTTATAAACAAAAAAATAACCTGAATTATCCTTTTCAAACCGGACAGGGTCCAAAGCCTGACGGATAAATTCCAACCGCTCATCAGGATCACTGATACGCTTTATTTCCTGACCAATGGATAAGGCCATGCTCCTTGTGGCTAGTTCAATTTTATCCTTCTGGTCCTTTAGCATTATTTCAGCGGTATTGCGGACCCCATATGCGGTAATATCCTTGATTGCCCCGAAAAAAAACACCCCGGTCCCTACCAGAAAAACTACCATTAAGGCCAGCAGCAGGAAAAATCTGGCACCTATCGACAGGTTCTTTAACATAGACCATCCCCTTAGTTGCGGATTAGGGTAAAATTCCAATATCACTTAAAATATACATTATTAATGTAGTATATCAAAGATTTTTACATTTTTTAAAAACATCACCAAAACATACCTAATTGAATTATTAATATATAAAATCATAACTCTATTTTATACTATAATCATCAGAAATAGCATTAACAACAAAAAAGGGCCGAAGACAGATATCTCCGGCCCTTTAAAGCAAATATTGCTATTTTAGATTACATAATCAATAGCATCACGAGAACTCACGACTTGTTTAATAAAAGCAACGCACTCCTGATGCAAAGGATGCACAGCGTAAGACTGCAAATCTTCCTTGCTTTCAAATTCAGAGTAAAGCACCATGCCCCACTCTTGAGTGGCTTCAAAAACATCTACACTTACTTCAACATGCTTGAGCTCGGAGATCTTGCCATTCAGAGCTTCAATCATTCCTTTAACCTTAGCACCGTTCTCAGCTGCAGTTGCACCTGCAGCCTCCTCTTTCAGGTTCCACATTACAATATGTTTAATCATTTTTCCTCCATTCCTTAAGTGCATATAAATAACAGGACAATGGATTCCTTATTCAGGAGATGTATTAGAGCCTATTTTAACTTGGTGGACAAGTTAAAAACAACTTAGCTTCTAAGTTCCTGAACTAAAGCGACAAGCGCATTAACTTCACGCGAAAGGTCTGTTGCGGACTCTGCTGCAAGCATACTGTTACGGGCGTTATCCTCAGTCATGGAATCAATTTCAGCAATACTACGGTTAATCTCATCCGATGTGGCGGACTGCTCTTCAGCTGCGGTGGCTATGGACTGGACCTGCCCGGCTGCATTAGATGCCAGAGCAACAATCTCAGCCAAAACATCCCCGGAAGAACGGGAATACTCAGTAGCTTCGCTGATAGCACCCACTGCGGTACGCATACCGACAATATTCTGCTTTGCCAGCTCCTGAATTGAGCTGATCGACTTGTCGACTTCGTCAGTGGCACCGATAGTCTTTTCAGCCAACTTACGGACTTCGTCGGCTACGACAGCGAAACCGCGTCCGGCTTCACCAGCTCGCGCAGCCTCAATTGCAGCGTTAAGGGCAAGAAGATTGGTCTGGTCAGCAATATCGTTGATTACGCTCATTACGTTACCAATTTCAATAGACTTTGTGTTGAGCTGGTCCATAAGTCTTTCCAGCTCGTTGGTCTGCCCCTGAACACTGAGCATGGACTTCATGGTAGCTTGAACAGCATTATGACCTTCGGCTGCCTTATCCTTGGTCTGTTCGGTATCTTCATTGGTTTCGGTCGCGTTTCTGGCAACTTCGAGAACTGTCGCGTTCATTTCTTCCATTGCTGTTGCAGTCTCAGCAATGCGTTCTTTCTGGAAATCACTACCATTCATAATTTCGTTTGTAGATCTTTCTACGTCTCGAGATATTTTAACAATATTATTAAGTACGCTTTCAAGCTTGTTTGCAGCAGCGAGCATCCCCTCTCGCTTTGCACCTTCAGCCTGCTGACGGGCTTCCTCAGCTTCTTCCGCCATTCTTTTGGCTACGCGGGCCTGTTCAGCAGATTCAGCTTCCTTATGCTTGATGTCAGTCAAGTTCTTATCAAGTGTAGTGGTCATAGTATTAATAGCCTGCTGCAGAGTGGCTATTTCACTTCTGCCTGAAGGCTCCAAACTGATTGTCAAATCACCTTCTGAGACCTGCACAGCCGCATTTGTTGCAGCCTTCACCGGACGCACGATGGACTGGACAATAACAATACACAAAGGCGTTAGAATAAAAAGCAGCAACCCGACCATAATTAAGACAATTTTAATTGTATAACCGACGACTTCGCCATCAATAACATCTCTGACGCGAACTTTTGCAGCTTCAATGTTATCAATATACACCCCGGTCCCTATCCACATATCAGTTCCGGGAATCATAGTGGAGTAAGCCAGCTTTGGCTGGAGACCCTTACCCGGTTTATCAAAAATATATTCTACAAATCCGCCACCGTCCCCGGCTTGTTTAGCAAGCTCGCGAACGTAATACACACCGTTCTTATCTTTTGCCCCGCTAAGGTCTTTACCGTGTAGAGATTTCTTTGTTGGGAGTGCGACGTTGACTGTTCCTTTATACACAAAGAAATAACCTGAGCTATCTTTCTCAAATCTAAAATCATCAATAGACTTACGAATGAATGCAACTTTAGCATCATCACCATCTATCTCTTGCAGTTGAGCTCCAATAGATTCTGCCGCAGCTCTGGTAGCAACCTCAACTTTCTCTTTTTGTCCAATCAGCATCACATTTTCAATTTCACTGAGTCCGATATGCTCTACATCACGAATTTCAAGTAGAAACATAGCACCGCAAAGAACCAAAAAAACAAGCACAGAAGCCAGCAGCAAAACAAAGCGCCCAGCAATAGATAAATTTTTTAACATACTTCTCTCCCAAGAATCGAAACCAATTATCCCCAAACACACAGAAGCGAACCAGTAACAACTATGTGCCGACCCCTAAAATTTGTAAATTTTAATATATCCTACACATCTATCGACAGCATAACAACATAAGTTAATATCGTATCATTATTTTACTCCTCCTATTTTAACATACATTTAAAAATGCAAACAAAAAGGCTTTTCCATCGGGCGAGCGAATGGAAAAGCCTTAAATGCGCGGCCTGTAACCGGTGTTTTCAGTTGCGAGGTGAAGGTACCGGGTTTGGAGGCATTATTACATGCCGCAGCTTAAACCACTGTCCGCAACCGGCAAACAAAGTTGCGGACAGTGAGCGTG
Above is a genomic segment from Maridesulfovibrio sp. containing:
- a CDS encoding Dabb family protein — translated: MIKHIVMWNLKEEAAGATAAENGAKVKGMIEALNGKISELKHVEVSVDVFEATQEWGMVLYSEFESKEDLQSYAVHPLHQECVAFIKQVVSSRDAIDYVI
- a CDS encoding methyl-accepting chemotaxis protein, translated to MLKNLSIAGRFVLLLASVLVFLVLCGAMFLLEIRDVEHIGLSEIENVMLIGQKEKVEVATRAAAESIGAQLQEIDGDDAKVAFIRKSIDDFRFEKDSSGYFFVYKGTVNVALPTKKSLHGKDLSGAKDKNGVYYVRELAKQAGDGGGFVEYIFDKPGKGLQPKLAYSTMIPGTDMWIGTGVYIDNIEAAKVRVRDVIDGEVVGYTIKIVLIMVGLLLFILTPLCIVIVQSIVRPVKAATNAAVQVSEGDLTISLEPSGRSEIATLQQAINTMTTTLDKNLTDIKHKEAESAEQARVAKRMAEEAEEARQQAEGAKREGMLAAANKLESVLNNIVKISRDVERSTNEIMNGSDFQKERIAETATAMEEMNATVLEVARNATETNEDTEQTKDKAAEGHNAVQATMKSMLSVQGQTNELERLMDQLNTKSIEIGNVMSVINDIADQTNLLALNAAIEAARAGEAGRGFAVVADEVRKLAEKTIGATDEVDKSISSIQELAKQNIVGMRTAVGAISEATEYSRSSGDVLAEIVALASNAAGQVQSIATAAEEQSATSDEINRSIAEIDSMTEDNARNSMLAAESATDLSREVNALVALVQELRS
- a CDS encoding methyl-accepting chemotaxis protein — translated: MLKNLSIGARFFLLLALMVVFLVGTGVFFFGAIKDITAYGVRNTAEIMLKDQKDKIELATRSMALSIGQEIKRISDPDERLEFIRQALDPVRFEKDNSGYFFVYKGTVNMVMPPKKSLHGKDLGGLKDKNGLYMIRELSKIAHSGGGYVKYYFEKPGSGIQPKISYSMMIPGTDMWIGTGVYIDNIQLETGKMGDAMHESADGITLKIALGAGAILLLVVLPLSISLIRSVVHPLVESTDAASQVAAGHLDISLTPSGRNEISALQAALNAMVQTLAANLDSIKAKEAEAQEQTRIAEHAAAEAREAQIRAEGAKKEGMLAAAEKLHSVVERVSSVTAEVASSADEIQRGSEFQKQRVAETATAMEEMNATVLEVAKNATITNESSAQSMDKAREGARVVQDVIEAMRNIQERTTGLRKSMEHLDTQAVDIGNVLGVINDIADQTNLLALNAAIEAARAGDAGRGFAVVADEVRKLAEKTIGATEEVEASITSIQKLARENVQSMDSTVDAVETATGLSRSSGEMLDEIVELARNSADQVRSIATAAEEQSATSDEINRSVSEIDSMTEENAHNSQLAAAGTRSLSKEVQSLLNLIEELRSGE